The following coding sequences lie in one Niabella agricola genomic window:
- a CDS encoding amidophosphoribosyltransferase: protein MSDPIKHECGLAFIRLRKPFSHYLKQHGTVMWGLNKLYLLMEKQHNRGQDGAGIAAVKLNVEPGYPFLHRMRSAEPQAISGLFKNIADEVDEVCRYNPDALKHPGLMKGHIKFLGELLLGHLRYGTQGKNNADFCHPFIKRNTVPGRNLALAGNFNLVNTQELFEQLNIVPGNFQKQSDLAAMMEIIHHYLIEADKKNPGNVDIKSVLQEVIPMFDGGFAVGGLTGEGLGFVFRDRNGIRPCYYYINDEVIVAASERAAIRTTFNVGENEVKELMPGNALMVNANGEYEIAEVVTPGERKACSFERIYFSRGSDEKIYKERKALGFNLSEQVLKAIDFDLKNTIFSYIPNTAEVAFLGLHKGMQLYLNKIKIERILSWGKDFDEEKLSEMVNRRIRIDKIAIKDVKMRTFITEDASRNEMVQHVYDITYGTVRPGIDTIVVIDDSIVRGTTLKESIIKMLSRLQPKKIIVVSSCPQIRYPDCYGIDMSKMGDFIAFSAAVEVLKDKGKESLLDELLQKCKDLKEQHLLHTENVVKQLYKSSTVDEITEKIAEMITPAGLNIPVQVIFQSIEDLHKACPNNLGDWYFTGDYPTPGGNRVVNQAFMNYMEGKNERGY from the coding sequence ATGAGTGATCCCATAAAGCATGAATGCGGTTTAGCCTTTATCCGGCTCCGCAAACCCTTCTCCCATTATTTAAAACAGCATGGAACCGTAATGTGGGGGCTGAACAAGCTCTACCTCCTGATGGAGAAACAGCATAACCGCGGACAGGACGGCGCCGGTATTGCCGCTGTAAAACTGAATGTAGAGCCCGGCTACCCATTCCTGCACCGCATGCGCAGCGCAGAACCCCAGGCCATCTCCGGTTTATTTAAAAATATTGCCGACGAAGTAGATGAGGTTTGCCGGTATAACCCGGATGCGCTCAAGCATCCCGGTTTGATGAAAGGACATATTAAATTCCTGGGCGAATTGTTGCTGGGGCATCTGCGGTATGGCACACAGGGTAAGAACAACGCTGATTTTTGCCATCCCTTTATCAAAAGGAATACGGTACCCGGCCGAAACCTGGCCCTTGCGGGAAACTTTAACCTGGTCAACACCCAGGAACTTTTTGAACAACTCAATATTGTACCAGGGAATTTCCAGAAACAGAGCGACCTGGCGGCAATGATGGAAATCATCCATCATTACCTGATTGAGGCCGATAAAAAAAATCCCGGCAACGTAGATATTAAAAGCGTACTACAGGAAGTAATCCCCATGTTTGACGGGGGATTTGCGGTAGGCGGGTTAACCGGGGAAGGACTGGGATTTGTTTTCCGCGACCGGAATGGTATCCGCCCCTGTTATTATTATATTAACGACGAAGTGATCGTGGCTGCCTCTGAACGCGCGGCCATCCGTACCACATTTAACGTAGGTGAAAACGAGGTAAAAGAACTGATGCCCGGTAATGCCCTGATGGTAAACGCAAACGGGGAATATGAAATTGCGGAAGTAGTGACCCCGGGCGAGCGCAAGGCCTGCAGCTTCGAACGCATTTATTTTTCGCGGGGCAGTGACGAAAAGATTTATAAAGAGCGGAAAGCACTTGGTTTCAATTTGAGTGAGCAGGTGCTGAAAGCGATCGATTTCGATCTGAAGAATACCATCTTTTCCTATATTCCCAATACCGCAGAAGTGGCCTTCCTGGGCCTCCACAAGGGCATGCAGCTCTACCTGAATAAGATCAAAATAGAACGCATTTTAAGCTGGGGTAAAGACTTTGACGAGGAAAAGCTAAGCGAGATGGTCAACCGCCGCATCCGGATCGATAAAATAGCGATCAAGGATGTAAAGATGCGCACGTTTATTACCGAAGATGCCAGCCGGAACGAAATGGTGCAGCACGTGTACGATATTACTTATGGTACTGTGCGTCCCGGCATCGATACCATCGTGGTGATCGATGATTCGATCGTAAGAGGTACCACGCTGAAAGAGAGTATCATCAAAATGCTTTCCCGCCTGCAGCCCAAAAAGATCATCGTAGTTTCTTCCTGCCCGCAGATCCGCTACCCGGACTGCTATGGAATCGATATGAGCAAAATGGGCGATTTTATTGCCTTCAGTGCCGCGGTAGAAGTATTAAAAGATAAAGGGAAAGAATCCCTGCTGGATGAATTGCTTCAAAAATGCAAGGACCTGAAGGAGCAGCACCTGCTACATACCGAGAACGTGGTAAAACAGCTCTATAAAAGCAGCACAGTGGATGAGATCACTGAGAAAATAGCCGAAATGATCACGCCGGCCGGTTTGAACATTCCGGTACAGGTGATCTTCCAGAGCATTGAAGACCTTCATAAAGCATGCCCCAATAACCTGGGCGACTGGTACTTTACGGGCGACTATCCCACCCCGGGCGGTAACCGGGTGGTAAACCAGGCCTTTATGAACTATATGGAGGGAAAGAACGAAAGGGGGTATTAA